Below is a genomic region from Gopherus flavomarginatus isolate rGopFla2 chromosome 9, rGopFla2.mat.asm, whole genome shotgun sequence.
catcccttggcccgcgctgcttccaccaactctcattggcctggagcagcgaaccgtggccagtggaaactgcgatcagccggacctgtggacgcagcaggtaaacaaactgacccggccaccaggggctttccctacacaagcggtgtcccaagtttgcaAAACACTGCTATACACCAATGAATTATAGGTTTCAGAAACTGATTTCTGGGTGCCTGCTATTTTACTGCAAGAAGGCAGCACGGTTCAGACAGTTTGAAATCTGGGGCTCAGAAGCATTTTGTAGATATAGAGGTAgtatataataataattttcacatacacacacacgtttCTGTGGAACCCTACTTAATtcagcaaggtgtgtgtgtgtgtttgtacaaagtATCATTACtaccagggccggttccaggccacagtgcgccaagtgcatgcttgggacGGCATGCCGGCAGGGGGCACTCtaccagttgctgggagggcggcaggcggctctggtggacctcctgcaggcttccctgcggagtttctgctggtcccgcggctccggtggagcatccgcaggcatgcctgcgggaggtccaccggagctgtgggaccagcgagcagcagagtgccccctgcggcgtgccaccatgcttgcggcagcgaaatggctagagctggccctgattactACTGCTACTTTCATAAGAGCTTTTAGATCTgaagtgattaattttttttaactagtgCTACGTAGTAATGTCCTTGTGTAATTAGTAAATAATTCTTTGCAGGAGCAACACAGggtaaactcccactgacttcagcgtgGCCAGAATTTTGCCCACAGTCTGCATTTAGCACATCCTGATCTGTCCCATGTTTTATATGGAAAGTTGTGATCTGTCACTTCTCTCTAAGCCTTTTAGCATGTTTGTAAAACATGATGGTTCCCTGCATGCTCTTTGGCCTGACATTTTCCACTTTGTCATTACAATTCCCCCATACTGTATGATTGCTCATCTGTGCCCCTGTGGCCAGTTCATTTCCCCAggccttcccattgctgcttaaGATGTGACAAATTGATAAGACCTCCCAGTGTACAATCCAGAGCAGGGCAAGGCATTGTTTCATAGGGAGATAAGATAGCCCCATGTCATTGGGTGGGTCCCAGAAGTGACCAATGGCAATGGACAGTTGCCAAGTTCTGCTCTCCCTTTCCCCTTTATAACTTAGGCTGTGAACACAATCATCACAGACCTGTCCAAGTTTCCATTGTAAGAAGGCTGATCTCACAAGCTCCAGCAACGATGACTCTGACTCAAGCTGAGAAGACTGCAGTGGTTGCCATTTGGGGAAAGATAGCTGCCCAAGCTGATGCCCTTGGGACCGAGTCGCTGGAGAGGTAAGTAATGCAGCATCTTTGCTTAGATACTGTGGGCCTGTCTCTGATCTCAGACTGGTGAACTTACTCTAGCGTAAAACTTGTatgaatgagatcagaatcaggccctgagatTCTCATTAGAGTCAGTGGCCCAAATTCACCACTTCTGTAAGTGGGCCTAGCAACATTGATAATAATTGAGCGGTTGCTTTTGCCAGGGGTGAATCTGGGCCTGTAATTCAGAGGCCTGGGGAAATCAGATACAATGATGGTTGGCTACTGGGCACCCTTAAGTGGGCAGACTTTAAAGTATATCATTCAAACATTGATGATTGAGGACCTCAGTTTTTCTTGGAGAATAACCTTCCTGGAAAGTCTAGAAGAATGTGGTAGAGCTCTATAGAAATTACTTTAAAACTCTAGAATTTATCAGAGAATAATATTCCTGCTATCAAATCCTACTAGACAGTTTCTAAAGAGAGAATGTAATTTTCTATTCACTTGTATAAGTCTTTCTATGAATGCCAGCTGAGAGTTCAGGAGAGTGACTTCACATTGTCATTAATACCCAGATAATATCTTGCCGAATGCAAAGGTTATCATTGTTATGAGCTGAACATGAAAAGAAAAGGCATGGATGTGGGTTTTAGTATGTAAATGATGCAATTTATATTGGCAAGTACTGAGCAATGCTTGAGAATGGATAATATACAAGGCATTCAAGCAGATTGCTTGAAACATATCTCAACATTCCATTTGATGTGTAACAAATTAGTAGGAGAAGTAGTAACCATCTCCTAGAAGCGTGTATCACTTCAAACCACATGGACTCTTAGGTCCACGGAGGGTCTGCTGTAAATACAGCTATATAGCCTTTTATTGGCAGAACTGGGAGACTGTATTTTACGTGAAGTTTATGTTAAGTGAAGAGGATGTTTTTCCCCAAACATCCCATTTCAAATGAATCTGGCTGAAGTTTGGGAATGACCCACCCTATGCTCCTTCCAGTAGAAATCCATCTAAAACTAATCAACTAAACAAGCTGACACAAAGGGGAGGGAAAGAACCTGGAAGCTGATTGAACCAGGCTTGGTTTCTTCAGACAATAGTCCCAGGTTTGTGTTATTTAGCCAGTTAATTTTAAATCTTTTGATGGTCCTTTCTGGATGTATAGCCCCACTTATAGTAGGTAAAGCAAAGATTCTGGACAATGAAATATCTGTGTATACAGTTTATTCACTATAAGGTTGTGAATTTTGCTAACTATCATTAGGAAATACAAACTTCATTCTGATGAAGAAAATATACTACAGAAGGTGCAGGTGGCTGTGTGGAGGTATTAGGTTATTTagttcaaagaaaaaaagaaagtaagtttaaaatgattttaaaatacttttcagCATGTAAATCTAAATTTGCCTCTAGGCTCCCACTACATCTGGTTAGTCACTGTGGGCCAGAAACCTCTCTGGTGTGACTCCATTGATTTGGTCTgatatttttttccctaaaataaagaaataaggtACAAACTGCTTCTGTGGAACTGCTGGCCTGTAACATTTGAATATTCCAGCACCATTTCAGCTCATGGTTTAGTACAGGTTACAGTAGGACTTTAAAAGTCTAAGGATCACAGATCTTCTCTAATCCATTCTTTATCAGTTCTAGTGCTTTGGACTAGAAGAGCAGAAGGGAGTGTTTATCCAGGGTCACGGGGCCCCCTTTCTCAGTGTCAGCTGCTCAGTGCAATTTCCATTGCTCAAGCCATTTCTAATATTCTCTTCCAGGCTTTTTTCAAGCTACCCCCAGACCAAGACCTATTTCCCCCATTTTGATCTCAGCCAAGGTTCTGCTCAGCTTCATGGCCATGGCTCCAAGGTCCTGGGTGCTATTGGTGAGGCTGTCAAGAACATCGATAACATTACAGGTGCCTTGGCCACACTTAGCGAGCTGCATGCCTACATCCTCCGAGTTGATCCAGTGAACTTCAAGGTGAGTGAATTCCTACATGCAGGGCAGAGGGTGAAGAGAGTCCATTGGTCACTGAGTCGGTGGGCCCAGGCCACTTCAGCTGATGGGAGCTTAATCACTGAATACTTCCCCATGTAGTGCAGAGTGCAGCAAGGACTAAGCCTTACAGCTCAGAGGTGAAGCTATTATCATGCTGAGCCTTGGAAGTGTGGCTGCAGCTTCACTTTAATCAGAGTGGCTGCGGAAGTCCTGGGCTGTTCCCTCTTATGCTTGCTAAGACTCCTGCCTTTGCTGGGAACAGTCAATCCTGAGAGTGCAGCCATGGTCCAGGAGTTTGCACACCAGTCTGGGAATGAGTAGAGCTGTTTCTGCTCCTGGTTCTGCCATATActtactgtgtgatcttgggcaggtCACATCACATATCTGtgcctcatcttccccctctaaAATGGGGATTGTGATACTGACAGTTCTTGGCCAAGGGCTCTGAGGTTCCTGCATGAAAGGCCTTCTATAAATGCAAGGGTAATTTACAGTTACTTTGTATTCCCCTTttgtggggggaaagagggagcaATGATTTTTCTCTAGTCCAGAAGGCAGATTTCTCAGACAATAGCTCATATCCACATGAGGTGACTCTGTGTAACTGGCAAGGAGATTCCTGCTTGATTCTTTAAAGGCCAGAGTCTAACCAGCCAGAG
It encodes:
- the LOC127058443 gene encoding hemoglobin subunit pi; protein product: MTLTQAEKTAVVAIWGKIAAQADALGTESLERLFSSYPQTKTYFPHFDLSQGSAQLHGHGSKVLGAIGEAVKNIDNITGALATLSELHAYILRVDPVNFKLLSHCILCSVAAHFPNDFTPEVHAAWDKFLSQISSVLTAKYR